Proteins found in one Ferrovibrio sp. MS7 genomic segment:
- a CDS encoding GlcG/HbpS family heme-binding protein, translating into MLTRKMLSLADVQAVAAAAEAEAVKNNWKVSIAIVDDGGHLLHFQRLDGAGLTTVAISQGKAKASAYARRPTKALEDIIANGRTAFLSVPDLVLLEGAEPIIADGICIGAVGVSGVASSQDAEVARAGIAALKLT; encoded by the coding sequence ATGCTTACCCGTAAGATGCTGAGCCTTGCCGATGTGCAGGCGGTTGCCGCCGCTGCCGAGGCTGAAGCCGTGAAGAACAATTGGAAGGTCAGCATTGCCATCGTCGACGATGGCGGCCACCTGCTGCATTTCCAGCGCCTTGATGGCGCCGGCCTCACCACGGTGGCCATCAGCCAGGGCAAGGCCAAGGCTTCCGCCTATGCCCGCCGCCCGACCAAGGCACTGGAAGACATCATCGCCAATGGCCGCACGGCTTTCCTTTCGGTGCCGGATCTGGTGCTGCTGGAAGGCGCCGAGCCGATCATCGCCGATGGCATCTGCATCGGCGCGGTCGGTGTTTCCGGTGTCGCTTCATCGCAGGATGCGGAAGTGGCGCGTGCCGGCATTGCGGCGCTGAAGCTCACGTAA
- a CDS encoding regulatory protein RecX: MPGPRSKPGSRPKKVDPGYLERAALFYLERYASSTANLRRVLQRKVRRRMEGSEDGPPPEVAAWIDAVIEKLTRLGFLNDQRYAEQRTRRLYDEGKSLTRIRQTLAAKGVKADMTTAALENLSDERPEPVSDLPAAIAYARRRKLGPFRADPEQRREMRQKDMAAMARRGFSSDLIRRILAAESVEALEMLRHD, from the coding sequence ATGCCGGGACCGCGCTCGAAGCCAGGATCACGGCCGAAAAAGGTCGATCCCGGCTATCTCGAGCGCGCGGCGTTGTTCTACCTGGAGCGCTATGCCTCCTCCACCGCCAATCTGCGCCGCGTGCTGCAACGCAAGGTGCGGCGGCGGATGGAAGGCAGCGAGGATGGCCCGCCGCCCGAGGTAGCAGCCTGGATCGACGCGGTGATCGAGAAGCTGACCCGGCTCGGCTTCCTCAACGATCAGCGCTATGCCGAACAGCGCACGCGGCGCCTCTATGATGAGGGCAAGAGTTTGACCCGCATCCGCCAGACCCTGGCGGCCAAGGGCGTGAAGGCCGACATGACGACGGCGGCGCTGGAAAACCTGAGCGACGAAAGGCCGGAACCGGTAAGCGATCTGCCCGCCGCCATCGCCTATGCCCGGCGGCGCAAGCTCGGCCCTTTCCGCGCCGATCCTGAACAGCGCCGGGAAATGCGCCAGAAGGACATGGCGGCAATGGCCCGGCGCGGTTTTTCAAGTGACCTGATCCGGCGTATACTGGCCGCCGAGAGTGTAGAAGCGTTGGAGATGTTGCGTCATGACTAA
- the uvrA gene encoding excinuclease ABC subunit UvrA produces MQKTISVRGAREHNLKNVDVDIPRDKLVVLTGLSGSGKSSLAFDTIYAEGQRRYVESLSAYARQFLELMQKPDVDHIDGLSPAISIEQKTTSKNPRSTVGTVTEIYDYLRLLYARIGIPYSPATGLPIESQTVSQMVDRVMAMPEGTRLYLLAPMIRGRKGEYKKELQDLQKRGFQRVKVDGKLYEIAEVPALNKKLKHDIEVVIDRVVVRDGVQARLADSFETALGLADGIAIAEGADAKPGATGGERTIFSAKFACPVSGFTIDEIEPRLFSFNNPFGACPVCDGLGSKMYFDAAMVVPDENVTLREGAIAPWAKSTSPYYQQTLDGLAKHYKFSLTAKWKDVPAKVRQVILQGSGEDIVPIAYDDGMRSYTIKKPFEGVIPNLERRWRETESDWVREELERFQSATACESCGGHRLKPEALAVKVGGNHIGQVCERSILEARQWFLDLTKALSPKQQDIAARILKEINERLGFLVNVGLDYLTLARASGTLSGGESQRIRLASQIGSGLTGVLYVLDEPSIGLHQRDNAKLLETLTYLRDIGNTVLVVEHDEEAIRTADYVIDMGPAAGVHGGEIIAEGTPADIMKSAKSVTGQYLSGKRFVAVPTKRRQRVPNKIVRVIGAKANNLKNVTAEFPLGLLTCVTGVSGGGKSTLTIETLFKAVSRKLNGSRDIPGAHDRIEGLEWLDKIIDIDQSPIGRTPRSNPATYTGAFGPIRDWFAGLPEAKARGYAAGRFSFNVKGGRCEACQGDGLIKIEMHFLPDVYVQCDVCKGKRYNRETLDIHYRDKSIADVLDMTVDDGVDFFKAVPSIREKLLTLQQVGLGYIKIGQSATTLSGGEAQRVKLSKELSKRATGRTLYILDEPTTGLHFEDVRKLLEVIHALVDNGNTVIVIEHNLEVVKTADWVIDLGPEGGDGGGMIVAAGTPEDVAKVADSYTGRYLKEYLKPADKRSLADLQSAKATPDKTTPAKKRAASR; encoded by the coding sequence ATGCAGAAGACCATCTCCGTCCGCGGCGCCCGTGAGCATAACCTCAAGAACGTGGACGTGGACATCCCGCGCGACAAGCTGGTGGTGCTCACCGGGCTTTCCGGCTCGGGCAAATCCTCGCTCGCCTTCGACACGATTTATGCCGAGGGCCAAAGGCGTTATGTCGAATCCCTGTCGGCCTATGCGCGGCAGTTCCTGGAATTGATGCAGAAGCCGGATGTCGACCATATCGACGGCTTGAGCCCGGCCATTTCCATCGAGCAGAAGACCACCTCGAAGAATCCGCGCTCCACGGTTGGTACCGTCACCGAAATCTACGATTACCTGCGCCTGCTCTACGCCCGAATCGGCATCCCCTACTCGCCCGCTACCGGCCTCCCGATCGAGAGCCAGACGGTGAGCCAGATGGTCGACCGCGTGATGGCGATGCCGGAAGGCACGCGCCTCTACTTGCTGGCGCCGATGATCCGTGGCCGCAAGGGCGAATACAAAAAGGAATTGCAGGACCTGCAGAAGCGCGGCTTCCAGCGCGTGAAGGTGGACGGCAAACTTTATGAGATCGCCGAAGTGCCGGCGCTGAACAAGAAGCTGAAGCACGACATCGAGGTGGTAATCGACCGCGTGGTGGTGCGCGACGGCGTGCAGGCCCGGCTGGCCGACAGTTTCGAGACCGCGCTCGGCCTCGCCGACGGCATCGCGATTGCCGAAGGTGCCGACGCCAAGCCAGGGGCAACCGGGGGCGAGCGCACCATTTTCTCGGCCAAGTTCGCCTGCCCGGTTTCCGGTTTCACCATTGATGAAATCGAGCCGCGCCTGTTCTCGTTCAACAATCCGTTCGGCGCCTGCCCGGTCTGCGACGGCCTGGGCAGCAAGATGTATTTCGACGCTGCCATGGTGGTGCCGGATGAGAATGTGACGCTTCGCGAAGGCGCCATCGCGCCCTGGGCCAAGTCCACCTCGCCCTATTACCAGCAGACGCTGGATGGCTTGGCCAAGCATTACAAATTCTCGCTCACCGCCAAGTGGAAGGATGTGCCGGCCAAAGTGCGCCAGGTGATCCTGCAGGGCTCGGGCGAGGATATTGTGCCGATTGCCTATGACGACGGCATGCGCAGCTACACCATCAAGAAGCCGTTCGAGGGCGTGATCCCGAATTTGGAGCGGCGCTGGCGCGAGACCGAGAGCGACTGGGTGCGCGAGGAACTGGAGCGGTTCCAGTCCGCCACCGCCTGCGAATCCTGCGGCGGGCACCGCCTCAAGCCGGAAGCCCTTGCGGTGAAGGTCGGCGGCAACCATATCGGCCAGGTCTGCGAACGCTCGATCCTGGAAGCACGGCAATGGTTCCTTGATCTCACCAAGGCGCTGTCACCGAAGCAGCAGGATATCGCCGCGCGCATCCTGAAGGAGATCAACGAACGCCTCGGCTTCCTGGTCAATGTCGGCCTGGATTACCTCACCCTGGCGCGGGCTTCCGGCACGCTGTCGGGCGGCGAAAGCCAGCGCATCCGCCTCGCCTCGCAGATCGGCTCCGGCCTTACCGGCGTGCTCTATGTGCTGGACGAACCCAGCATCGGCCTGCATCAGCGCGACAATGCCAAGCTGCTCGAAACCCTGACCTACCTGCGCGACATCGGCAACACCGTGCTGGTGGTGGAGCATGACGAGGAAGCCATCCGCACGGCGGATTATGTCATCGACATGGGCCCGGCCGCCGGCGTACATGGCGGCGAGATCATTGCCGAAGGCACGCCTGCCGATATTATGAAATCGGCCAAGTCGGTGACGGGACAGTATCTCTCCGGCAAGCGTTTCGTCGCGGTGCCGACCAAGCGGCGCCAGCGCGTGCCGAACAAGATCGTCCGCGTCATCGGCGCCAAGGCAAACAATCTCAAGAATGTCACCGCCGAATTCCCGCTCGGGCTGCTCACTTGCGTCACCGGTGTGTCGGGCGGCGGCAAATCGACCCTGACCATCGAGACGCTGTTCAAGGCGGTATCGCGCAAGCTGAATGGCAGCCGCGACATTCCTGGTGCCCATGACCGTATCGAGGGCCTGGAATGGCTGGACAAGATCATCGACATCGACCAGTCGCCTATCGGTCGCACACCGCGCTCCAACCCGGCCACCTATACCGGCGCTTTCGGTCCGATCCGTGACTGGTTCGCCGGCCTGCCGGAAGCCAAGGCGCGCGGCTATGCCGCCGGCCGCTTCTCGTTCAACGTCAAGGGTGGCCGCTGCGAGGCCTGCCAGGGCGACGGCCTGATCAAGATCGAGATGCACTTCCTGCCGGATGTCTATGTGCAATGCGATGTCTGCAAGGGCAAACGCTATAACCGCGAAACCCTGGATATCCATTACCGCGACAAGTCGATTGCCGATGTGCTCGACATGACGGTGGATGACGGCGTCGATTTCTTCAAGGCGGTGCCGTCAATCCGGGAGAAGCTGCTCACGCTGCAGCAGGTCGGCCTGGGCTATATCAAGATCGGGCAATCGGCCACCACGCTCTCGGGCGGCGAAGCGCAGCGCGTCAAGCTCTCAAAGGAACTCTCCAAGCGCGCCACCGGCCGCACGCTCTACATTCTCGACGAGCCGACCACCGGCCTGCATTTCGAGGATGTGCGCAAGCTGCTGGAAGTGATCCACGCCCTGGTGGATAACGGCAACACGGTGATCGTGATCGAACATAACCTTGAAGTGGTGAAGACCGCCGACTGGGTGATCGACCTCGGGCCGGAGGGCGGCGATGGCGGCGGCATGATCGTGGCCGCCGGCACGCCCGAGGACGTGGCCAAGGTGGCGGACAGCTACACCGGCCGTTATCTCAAGGAATATCTCAAACCCGCCGACAAGCGCAGCCTGGCCGATCTGCAATCGGCCAAGGCAACCCCAGATAAGACAACGCCGGCCAAGAAGCGCGCTGCCAGCCGCTAA
- a CDS encoding Mth938-like domain-containing protein: MADLKQQVAPDRQTIAAYGDGGFRIAGRHWLEPVLVQPRLTLAWGIGSLAAMTIESFAPLLAAETRPELLVLGCGASISPVPREIRAALREQGIVIEPMNTGAACRTYNLLIMEGRAAAAALIPIP; encoded by the coding sequence ATGGCCGACCTGAAGCAACAGGTCGCACCTGACCGCCAGACCATCGCCGCCTATGGCGATGGCGGCTTCCGCATCGCTGGCAGACATTGGCTGGAGCCGGTGCTGGTGCAGCCGCGCCTCACCTTGGCCTGGGGCATTGGCAGCCTTGCCGCCATGACCATCGAAAGTTTCGCACCGCTGCTGGCGGCCGAGACAAGGCCGGAATTGCTGGTGCTGGGTTGCGGCGCTTCGATTTCGCCAGTGCCGCGCGAGATCCGCGCCGCGTTGCGCGAGCAGGGCATCGTGATCGAGCCGATGAATACCGGCGCCGCCTGCCGCACCTACAACCTGCTGATCATGGAAGGCCGCGCGGCAGCTGCGGCCCTGATCCCGATTCCCTGA
- a CDS encoding CsbD family protein: MHTFSIRKTTTIALTALAIAAAAPLALPSTAHAADLPNWHQVEGNWNQFAGKVKQRWGKLTEDDITVINGKRQELVGKVQERYGIAKAEAERQVKDWENTELIKPKS, from the coding sequence ATGCATACTTTCTCTATCCGTAAGACGACGACCATCGCCCTCACCGCCCTGGCAATCGCTGCCGCCGCGCCGCTGGCGCTGCCCAGCACTGCCCATGCCGCCGACCTGCCGAACTGGCATCAGGTCGAGGGCAACTGGAATCAGTTCGCCGGCAAGGTTAAGCAGCGCTGGGGCAAGCTGACCGAAGACGACATCACTGTCATCAACGGCAAGCGCCAGGAACTGGTTGGCAAGGTGCAGGAACGCTACGGCATCGCCAAGGCGGAAGCCGAGCGCCAGGTGAAGGACTGGGAAAACACCGAGCTGATCAAGCCGAAGTCCTAA
- a CDS encoding CsbD family protein: MSNTTARVDAKISAILPSWDRIEGNWKQLTGKAKERWGKLTDDELTAINGRREQLSGKIQEHYGIIKDQAERQISDWMEAVDKAEKTAKSSNPSDRH, from the coding sequence ATGTCCAACACTACTGCGCGCGTTGACGCGAAGATTTCCGCGATCCTCCCGTCTTGGGACCGCATCGAGGGCAACTGGAAGCAGTTGACCGGCAAGGCCAAGGAACGCTGGGGCAAGCTCACCGACGACGAGCTGACCGCGATCAATGGCCGCCGCGAGCAGCTCTCGGGCAAGATCCAGGAGCATTACGGCATCATCAAGGATCAGGCCGAGCGCCAAATTTCCGACTGGATGGAAGCCGTGGACAAGGCCGAGAAAACGGCCAAGTCATCGAACCCGTCAGACCGGCATTAA
- the trmFO gene encoding methylenetetrahydrofolate--tRNA-(uracil(54)-C(5))-methyltransferase (FADH(2)-oxidizing) TrmFO: MTKLVHVIGGGLAGSEAAWQLARAGVPVVLHEMRPERKTDAHQTDGLAELVCSNSFRSDDAENNAVGLLHEELRRCNSVIMAAADANKVPAGGALAVDREAFSAQVQRAIEGEKLITIARGEIVGLPPEDWDSVVVATGPLTSPALAEAVLGLTGESSLAFFDAIAPIVHKDSIDMSKAWFQSRYDKVGPEGDGADYINCPMSREEYDAFIVALLEAGKTEFKEWEKNTPYFEGCLPIEVMAERGPMTLRFGPMKPVGLTDPNTGKRPNAVVQLRQDNALGTLYNMVGFQTKMKHAEQVRIFRMIPGLENAQFARLGGIHRNTFLNSPKLLDKQLRLKAQPRLRFAGQVTGVEGYVESTAIGLLAGRMAAAERLGASLAAPPPTTALGALHSHITGGADAKTFQPMNVNFGLFPPLPEDVRRDARKKAMAQRARADLSTWLGSPAVQAA, from the coding sequence ATGACTAAACTGGTTCACGTCATCGGTGGCGGCCTTGCCGGCTCGGAAGCGGCCTGGCAACTGGCGCGCGCTGGTGTGCCCGTCGTGCTGCATGAGATGCGGCCCGAGCGCAAGACCGACGCGCACCAGACCGATGGCCTGGCCGAACTGGTCTGCTCCAATTCCTTCCGCTCGGACGATGCCGAGAACAATGCCGTCGGCCTGCTGCATGAGGAACTGCGCCGCTGCAACTCCGTGATCATGGCGGCCGCCGATGCCAACAAGGTGCCGGCTGGCGGCGCGCTGGCCGTGGACCGCGAGGCCTTTTCCGCCCAGGTGCAGCGCGCCATCGAAGGCGAAAAGCTGATCACCATCGCGCGCGGCGAGATCGTCGGCCTGCCGCCCGAGGATTGGGATAGCGTGGTGGTTGCCACCGGGCCGCTTACCTCGCCGGCGCTGGCCGAAGCCGTGCTCGGCCTCACTGGCGAAAGCAGCCTCGCCTTCTTCGATGCCATTGCGCCTATCGTGCACAAGGACAGCATCGACATGTCGAAGGCTTGGTTCCAGTCGCGCTACGACAAGGTTGGCCCCGAGGGCGACGGCGCCGATTACATCAACTGCCCGATGAGCCGCGAGGAATACGATGCCTTCATCGTCGCGCTGCTGGAAGCGGGCAAGACCGAGTTCAAGGAATGGGAAAAGAACACGCCCTATTTCGAGGGCTGCCTGCCCATCGAGGTGATGGCGGAGCGCGGCCCGATGACCCTGCGTTTCGGCCCGATGAAGCCGGTTGGCCTCACAGATCCGAACACGGGCAAGCGCCCCAATGCCGTGGTGCAGCTCCGCCAGGATAACGCGCTCGGCACGCTCTACAACATGGTTGGTTTCCAGACCAAGATGAAGCATGCCGAACAGGTGCGCATTTTCCGCATGATCCCGGGCCTGGAGAACGCGCAATTCGCCCGCCTTGGCGGCATCCATCGCAACACCTTCCTGAATTCGCCGAAGCTGCTGGATAAGCAACTGCGCTTGAAGGCACAGCCGCGGCTCCGCTTCGCCGGCCAGGTGACGGGCGTGGAAGGCTATGTGGAGAGCACCGCCATCGGCCTGCTGGCAGGTCGCATGGCCGCCGCCGAGCGCCTCGGTGCCAGCCTTGCTGCGCCGCCGCCAACCACCGCGCTCGGCGCGCTGCACAGCCACATCACCGGCGGCGCCGATGCCAAGACCTTCCAGCCGATGAATGTGAATTTCGGTCTGTTCCCGCCGCTGCCCGAGGATGTGCGGCGCGATGCCCGCAAGAAGGCAATGGCCCAGCGCGCACGCGCCGATCTCAGCACCTGGCTCGGCAGCCCGGCGGTGCAGGCCGCCTAG
- the ssb gene encoding single-stranded DNA-binding protein yields MAGSVNKVILVGNLGRDPEIRSMQNGDEVAQLSIATSETWRDKNSGERKERTEWHRVVIFNENLVKVVKQYVKKGAKLYIEGSLQTRKWTDQSGQEKYTTEIVLQRYRGELTMLDGGRGEGGSGGSSGGGFGGGDDDYGGGGFGGGSAGGGSGGGGRSGGGKPAPRRDDLDDDIPF; encoded by the coding sequence ATGGCTGGCAGCGTCAACAAGGTGATCCTGGTCGGCAATCTGGGCCGGGACCCGGAAATCCGTTCGATGCAGAACGGCGATGAAGTGGCCCAGCTCTCCATTGCCACCTCCGAGACCTGGCGCGACAAGAATAGCGGCGAGCGCAAGGAACGTACCGAGTGGCACCGGGTGGTGATTTTCAATGAAAACCTGGTGAAAGTGGTCAAGCAATACGTGAAGAAGGGCGCCAAGCTCTACATCGAGGGCTCGCTCCAGACCCGCAAATGGACCGACCAGTCCGGCCAGGAAAAATACACCACCGAGATCGTGCTGCAGCGCTATCGCGGCGAACTGACCATGCTGGATGGTGGTCGCGGCGAAGGCGGCAGTGGCGGCTCCTCGGGCGGCGGCTTCGGCGGCGGCGATGACGATTACGGTGGCGGCGGCTTTGGCGGCGGCTCGGCTGGTGGCGGCTCCGGTGGTGGGGGCCGCAGCGGTGGCGGCAAGCCGGCGCCGCGCCGCGACGACCTGGACGACGATATTCCGTTCTGA
- a CDS encoding phytoene/squalene synthase family protein has product MELDSATHCGSELRRHDPDRWLTALFAPDAARPALWALYAFNLEIARSAEQVSEAMLGHIRLQWWRETWDGIRAGTPRKHPVAEALHAAGAAAWNAEDVAALINARERDLEPAPPASLAELLDYARATTAPLQRLASQALGVVPDASLRETLDYAGQAYALTGILRAVPFHAAQGRVLLPAQMLGGQGLAWEAILRQELDQRTFAVMREIGLEARRLLVMARRRPVARAVLPALLPLTIATLHLKQLERAGFNPAALSEPSQPRKHFALLWAALRGKF; this is encoded by the coding sequence ATGGAGCTCGACTCGGCCACCCATTGCGGCAGCGAACTGCGCCGCCACGACCCCGACCGCTGGCTGACGGCGCTGTTCGCGCCTGATGCCGCCCGCCCGGCTTTATGGGCGCTTTATGCCTTCAACCTGGAGATCGCACGCAGCGCCGAGCAAGTGAGCGAGGCAATGCTGGGCCATATACGGCTGCAATGGTGGCGCGAAACCTGGGATGGCATACGCGCCGGCACGCCGCGCAAGCATCCGGTGGCCGAGGCCCTGCATGCCGCCGGTGCCGCCGCCTGGAATGCCGAGGATGTCGCGGCCTTGATCAATGCCCGCGAACGCGACCTGGAGCCGGCGCCGCCGGCTAGCTTGGCCGAACTGCTGGACTATGCCAGGGCAACCACGGCGCCGTTGCAACGGCTGGCCAGCCAGGCACTAGGCGTGGTGCCCGACGCGAGCCTGCGCGAGACGCTGGATTATGCCGGCCAGGCCTATGCGCTCACCGGCATCCTGCGCGCCGTGCCGTTCCACGCTGCCCAAGGCCGCGTGCTGCTGCCCGCGCAGATGCTGGGCGGGCAGGGGTTGGCCTGGGAAGCCATCCTGCGGCAGGAGTTGGACCAGCGCACTTTCGCGGTGATGCGCGAGATCGGCCTGGAAGCCCGCCGCCTGCTGGTGATGGCACGCCGCCGCCCGGTAGCCCGCGCCGTGCTGCCGGCCTTGCTGCCGCTGACCATCGCGACTTTGCATCTGAAGCAACTGGAGCGCGCCGGCTTCAATCCGGCAGCCCTCTCCGAACCATCGCAGCCGCGCAAGCACTTCGCGCTGCTCTGGGCGGCGTTACGCGGAAAGTTCTAG
- a CDS encoding urate hydroxylase PuuD — MAKILENLYKALGAGIVLTVLAFLLLHRSVDHAYVAFFVRWLHVLSGVLWIGLLWYFNFVQIPTMPKIPAELKPAVGKFIAPEALFWFRWAALATVVTGLLLSVLNGYGHDAMMLKEGTRTIGIGMWLGLIMAFNVWFIIWPNQKKALGMVPVDDAAKAAAARLAMLTSRTNFMLSLPMLYCMVAQQNIG, encoded by the coding sequence ATGGCAAAGATTCTGGAAAATCTCTACAAGGCCCTTGGCGCCGGAATCGTGCTGACGGTTCTGGCCTTCCTGCTGCTGCATCGCAGTGTCGACCATGCCTATGTCGCTTTCTTCGTGCGCTGGCTGCATGTGCTGTCCGGCGTGCTGTGGATCGGCCTGCTGTGGTACTTCAACTTCGTGCAGATCCCGACGATGCCGAAGATCCCGGCCGAACTGAAGCCCGCCGTGGGCAAGTTCATCGCGCCCGAGGCTTTGTTCTGGTTCCGCTGGGCGGCGCTCGCCACCGTGGTCACCGGCCTGCTGCTCTCGGTGCTGAACGGCTATGGCCATGACGCGATGATGCTGAAGGAAGGCACCCGCACCATCGGCATCGGCATGTGGCTCGGCCTGATCATGGCCTTCAATGTCTGGTTCATCATCTGGCCGAATCAGAAGAAGGCGCTCGGCATGGTGCCGGTGGACGATGCCGCCAAGGCCGCCGCCGCGCGCCTCGCCATGCTCACCTCGCGCACCAACTTCATGCTCTCGCTGCCGATGCTCTATTGCATGGTGGCGCAGCAGAATATCGGCTGA
- a CDS encoding SDR family oxidoreductase, translating to MNRLNGKIALVTGASAGIGRATALLFAQEGAKLVVGARREAELSSLVAEIQAAGGEAVALAGDVKSEAYAKALVDLAVSRFGGLDIAFNNAGIIGEAGPSISVSEQGWSDTLATNLTSGFLGAKHQIPAMIARGGGSVIFTSTFVGHTIGFPGVAAYAASKAGLIGLTQVLAAEYGPEGVRVNSILPGAVDTPMYRGMHTTPEATAAMDNMHALKRVGRPEELARSVLYLASEDSAFVTGTASFVDGGISITRS from the coding sequence ATGAACCGCTTGAATGGAAAGATTGCCCTGGTTACCGGCGCCAGCGCCGGCATCGGCCGCGCCACCGCGCTGCTGTTTGCCCAGGAAGGTGCCAAGCTGGTGGTCGGTGCCCGCCGCGAGGCGGAACTGTCCAGCCTGGTGGCCGAGATCCAGGCTGCCGGTGGCGAGGCCGTGGCGCTGGCCGGCGACGTGAAGTCGGAAGCCTATGCCAAGGCCCTGGTCGACCTGGCGGTGAGCCGCTTCGGCGGCCTCGACATCGCCTTCAACAATGCCGGTATCATCGGCGAAGCCGGCCCGAGCATCTCGGTGTCGGAACAGGGCTGGTCGGATACGCTCGCCACCAACCTGACCAGCGGCTTCCTTGGCGCCAAGCACCAGATCCCGGCGATGATCGCGCGCGGTGGCGGCTCGGTCATCTTCACCTCCACCTTCGTCGGCCACACCATTGGCTTCCCCGGCGTCGCCGCCTATGCCGCCAGCAAGGCCGGCCTGATCGGCCTGACCCAGGTGCTGGCCGCCGAATACGGGCCGGAGGGCGTGCGGGTGAATTCGATCCTGCCGGGCGCCGTGGATACGCCGATGTATCGCGGCATGCACACCACCCCCGAAGCCACTGCGGCCATGGACAACATGCATGCCCTGAAGCGGGTTGGCCGCCCGGAAGAACTGGCGCGCTCGGTGCTCTATCTCGCCTCCGAGGATTCCGCCTTCGTCACCGGCACCGCCAGCTTCGTCGATGGCGGCATTTCGATCACCCGCAGCTAA
- a CDS encoding LysR family transcriptional regulator, whose protein sequence is MDRLRAFEVFVSVVSKGSLVQGAAALNTSPANVTRYLNELEGHLGTRLLNRSSRHLSLTESGEALYERSKAILDDVSEAEALAAASNMKPRGRLRLNAPVSFGVLHLAPLWPRFMAQYPDVELDVSLVDRVVDIVEEGFDLAVRISRSGSANLVARRLAVSHNVACAAPDYLARHGMPQHPADLGQHVCIINANAAMADEWLFSDAAGNSHKATVRGRLRANNGDTARAAALAGHGIAWQPTFLIGDDLREGRLVRVLPSYSLPDIDILALYPSRRHLSAKVRVMVDFLADAFKGTPSWDAT, encoded by the coding sequence ATGGACCGCCTGCGCGCTTTCGAGGTCTTTGTCAGTGTGGTGAGCAAGGGCAGCCTGGTGCAGGGCGCTGCCGCGCTGAATACCTCGCCGGCCAATGTCACCCGCTACCTGAACGAACTGGAGGGCCATCTCGGCACCCGGCTGCTGAACCGTTCGTCGCGGCATCTCTCGCTGACCGAAAGTGGCGAAGCGCTGTATGAACGCAGCAAGGCTATCCTCGATGACGTGAGCGAAGCCGAAGCCCTGGCCGCCGCCTCGAACATGAAGCCGCGCGGCCGGCTGCGCCTCAACGCGCCGGTGAGTTTTGGCGTGCTGCATCTGGCGCCGCTCTGGCCGCGCTTCATGGCGCAATATCCCGATGTCGAACTGGACGTATCGCTGGTTGACCGCGTGGTCGATATCGTGGAGGAGGGCTTCGACCTCGCCGTGCGCATCTCACGCAGCGGCTCGGCCAACCTTGTGGCGCGGCGGCTGGCGGTGTCGCACAACGTCGCCTGCGCCGCGCCCGATTACCTGGCACGCCACGGCATGCCGCAGCATCCAGCGGATCTCGGCCAGCATGTCTGCATCATCAACGCCAATGCCGCGATGGCCGATGAATGGTTGTTCAGTGACGCAGCCGGGAATAGCCACAAAGCCACCGTGCGCGGCAGATTGCGGGCCAATAACGGCGATACGGCGCGGGCGGCGGCTTTGGCCGGCCATGGCATCGCCTGGCAGCCAACCTTCCTGATCGGCGACGATCTGCGCGAAGGCCGTCTGGTGCGGGTGTTGCCCAGTTACAGCCTGCCCGATATCGACATCCTGGCGCTCTATCCCAGCCGCCGGCATCTCAGCGCCAAGGTGCGGGTGATGGTTGATTTCCTCGCCGACGCCTTCAAGGGGACGCCGAGCTGGGACGCCACCTGA